The following proteins are co-located in the Palaemon carinicauda isolate YSFRI2023 chromosome 3, ASM3689809v2, whole genome shotgun sequence genome:
- the LOC137638082 gene encoding cuticle protein CP1499-like: MRTLVALAVLGMFYASPLQASSFSGPSYGPPLPRWHGPFAANLPAGVNGQVTPVSDTREVSEARRDFFNAYQRQLSAVGGVGRYGTATNALASADPAASIAVPSFRSAAGAYSGASSFTGSSASPVLPSRIVVSKGHVQDTAEVAAAKSEFFSLYNRQAAEAAAAPDDPIRYY, encoded by the coding sequence GTTGCTTTGGCAGTATTGGGGATGTTCTATGCCTCTCCCCTTCAGGCTTCCAGCTTCTCTGGTCCCTCCTACGGCCCACCCCTACCCAGATGGCACGGCCCATTTGCTGCTAACTTACCAGCCGGAGTAAATGGTCAGGTGACTCCTGTGTCTGACACCCGAGAGGTCTCAGAGGCCCGAAGAGATTTCTTCAACGCCTACCAGAGGCAGCTGTCTGCTGTGGGCGGTGTAGGGCGATATGGTACCGCCACTAATGCCCTTGCTTCAGCTGACCCAGCGGCTTCCATTGCCGTGCCCTCCTTCAGATCTGCTGCAGGTGCCTACAGTGGGGCCTCTTCCTTCACGGGGTCTTCCGCTTCACCCGTTCTTCCTTCCCGCATAGTCGTGTCCAAGGGCCACGTCCAAGATACTGCTGAAGTAGCTGCGGCCAAATCCGAGTTCTTCAGCCTGTACAACAGGCAGGCAGCCGAAGCTGCTGCAGCTCCTGATGACCCCATCAGGTACTATTAA